The segment CTTTTTTCATCAATTTAAAAACAATCCAATCTAGGTGCTACATTTGATGTCAGCATGCGTTTCCTTCATGAATGTCCTTGGGAACGTTTAGAACAACTTCGCAACATTATTCCAAATATCCCATTTCAAATGCTTCTACGTGGTGCAAATGCAGTTGGTTATAAAAACTATCCTGATAATATAATATACAAGTGAGTAAATTCTctaaaaaaaaaacttgtttAACCTAGGTTTATCATtggttttcatttattatttagtgAATGTACATTTACTGTTACTACAAATTTGACCTGATCACGATTAATTTTGCAAATCAAAAGCTCTATATGCAAGCTATTTGTTTTCAGTGTAATGTAGTGTGCTTTACACTGACcgattattataattaattctAATCCGAAAGTAAATCCCTCATTGCCGGAAAAAAACCAATTCCAAGTTATTTAACGCCTAAAATTAGTTTAATAAAGTTCAGATTTCTATGAAACTATTAGTTTCTTCAAGaattattgataaaaaaaagTATTCAAAAAGCATGACAATCTCATCTGCATATCCTTTTACATATATagtgttaaataaataattatacatagAATCAAGATTCAGTTCCATTAAATAATTAGCAATTAATTAATCCGCCCATAACTTTTACTACCTGTTCCAGGCCCGGGTGAAGGAAGAGAGTTGGGTATGGGATCAGTAACCCTATTCCGTAGTAAATAACCTTGGTAAAaacaacgctaaccagaataaaaaaTGATTAATATCATGTTTATCTAATTCCTTAGTACAGATTGAGTTCTATCAATGAATTTACAATATAGCCGTTAGTCTCGATATCGTGTTGAAATTTGAAATTTATCACAATAAACATTTAGATCGCGAAAACACTTTCAGCTTCAATCAATTAATTGAATCGTTGAAATACAAAGATTATCGCTTCGCTTcactttctttctttcttcctctCTCTCTTTCACTCTGTGAATATTCATTAAAAACCAAGTCTGTAAGATTGTAAGTTTATtactatttttttcattaagTTCCATTAAGAAAAATCACTGAATTTCTTAAAATCTACTTACATCACATCTTTCATGATTATCCTTATTTTTACGTTATACTTTAATGTTTCATGGTATAATTAATATTGATCAAGGTATTCACTTTTCAATGATTTCTATTGAAGTTTAAGgttgtttaaatgaatgttttaatgttttgttCTATAATGAAGACAACAATAAGACATCAGCTCATGAGATCACAGTACGaatgatttattaattaaaataggGTCATAGTTAGTAGAAAGCACATATTACTTTTCTTTAGTAAAGATAGATGATAGTAGCTAACAGTGAAATTCATGATAGGTGTTTCACTTTAGTTGGGATTTCGTCAGAGAGACATAACCTGGATatcagtgttgatattcacattgaaactcgaacccaatatCTGTTGTTTTAATTGTAGGTATTATTAAAACTTGtaactaaatatattttatttttcaaatcaaaTAGAGTATCCAATGCTTTGAATGTGTAATCAACAaaaattaaaacattattttgCATGGTGAATGACAAAATGGGATTCAGAGATCACGATCTTACCCTGATTCTCATGGAAACTGTTGGGTTTTTTCACTTTCAATCTTTTGTTTGAATCTATTCCAACAGAAAGTTGGATATTGATTGCTTCATATATCAAGGAGTTATTCAATTTTGTTGTTAAATCATAATGACCAGTGTTTCTTTGTGTGTATATGTGCGTGTATGTGTTAAGATTATAAAGTATTAAGATCAAGTACATTCTTTGTCTCCTTTGTCCTTCCTGAAATCTTGAGTTTTAAACTCATACGCTCCATTCCACAAACTCACTTTCCAATCATATTGTTCATACTTTATCTTttctactactaccactaacaTTGTTCGTACTTCTATTGCTCTGGCATCTATGTTGATAAATTCATCTCCTTGTGTACATGTATTGTGataacttgaactgatgcacaTGTCTATGAGGTTCTACGTTGCGTATGATCAACTGATTGCTGATTCAGTCAAACGTTAGAAAACCCATATATAATGACTAGACTGTATCTACAATTCGTAACGAGGACGACCACAAATCAGGAAGTAATAGACTTGTTTCATTTTGGTTTATGATTTCTTAGTTAAGAATAGACAGTAAAAACCTCATTCAATATCAAATTCAAGTCATTCAGTAATCTGATACTTCAGTCAATTACTGAACAGGTAAATTACTAAAGATCTTCATTTTGTTCCAACATCTGATAGTATTTCAGTCAATCTCTTTTGATATTCAAAATAGTTTACTTTATAATAGCAgtcatgttgttttttttaaccaAATTTTGTTTTCGCTGTCTCACCTTTATTTTCTCCAATCTTACCGTTATCATCATTTTCTTTGGTAGATTTTGTGAGGTTGCTGTAAAAAATGGCATCGATATATTCCGTATATTTGATAGTTTAAATTACTTGCCAAATTTAATCATGGGGATGGATGCTGTCGGTACAGCTGGTGGAGTTGTTGAAGGTTCCATATGTTATTCCGGTGATCTTGCAAATCCTAAActtgataaatataatttacaatATTATATGGATTTAACTGATCAGTTAGTCAAAGCTGGAACTCATATATTAGGAATTAAAGATATGGCAGGTGAGTAGAACAATTtaaattctatatatattcagtcATTATTTCAAGCATAGATTTTTACAAATCGCTTTGTATGTATAAATGTGTGAGTGGATAGCTATTTACTTAGTTACTCAAACTGAATTAAGTGGAAAAGGGTTCAAACCTCCTGAAATCTCCTAGTTGAAGTAGATTGATTATGGTTggtagtgaaatccagaacaCGCGCTTCATCCAttttgggacttgtcaactgaatgtacctgtaACTTAATGTTAATATTCACACTGAGACCCCAATTTcagtgcctttcgcttcaaatgctaaCACGTTAGCCACCTAGCTTCTACGTGCAgatagttatttacttatttaccgGTCATGAAGTTTAGATCGTTATTAATTAAGGGTTAACTTTTTTACTGATATTCAGGACTGAATTTATATGTCTTTGTTGACATATGTTCCTTCGACATATCAAGCATCTGATGAGTCTCAAGTGAgaagaaacgcgtgtcctggatcccactcCTAATTACAACCCATCTGTTCTATAAAACTTGTAACAAAATGACTTTATCGAAGGGATCATTTAAGAATGCACATATCTAGACAATGATTGATCggaattcaataataaatattaacaaTGGTATAATTCATATCTTTGTTATTAGTCAAAAGTTTAATGGTTTAAGAAATACATTACAATTGCTTTATCAATCGAATGTATCATAGTTTTATATCATATCTTCATCCCTCCCCAGTGAAATCTCTTTTACTGTACTTATAAATTAGAGTAGATGATAATAGAATCTATAAAATACTGTCAGTCATAGGCACTATGTTAATTAACAcgaatatttatttgttcaagcTGCCACACACCAATATCACATTGACTAAAACGAAATCATCAAAATCTGAAGCAAAAGAGGGGAAATAATTCAATCTACAATGAATAGCTGAATATAGGAAATGTAGTCTAAAAACAATAACTGAGACTGAATAACGTTAGAATACTATGTCACTAAACTGAATGTTTAGCCGAAGATTGAGAGTGAATGGGACTGAGTAACCGCAACTAATTTCATGTTATGTCTCCAGCGATAGCAGACAATTATTCTATAGGCTTCAGCCAGGAATTTTACGCCTTCAAATATGATTCGGACCAGTAATCTCTGGATTCAAATACACATTTTAACAATATTAGTTAATATACGTTTATTTTCATCATGGATTTTTTGATAAGGCTGTAATGAACAATAACAATAGTGGGGTTTTTTTAATCTTTCTTTGAAATgtaaacttatttttgtctgtaaATAAATTGTATAGACATAAATACTTATTTCAGAAATGTTGTATAGATGAAATTCAGTCACTCAGTTGATCATACGCAACGTAAAACCTCATAGACATGTGCATCAGTTCAAATTATCACAAAACATGTACACAGTGAGATGAATTTATCAACATAGATGCCAGAGCAGTATAAAAGATAAAGTATGAGCAATATGATTGGAAAATGAGTTTGTGGAATGAAGAGTATGAGTTCAAAACTCAAGATTTCAGGAAGGGCAAAGAAGATAAACAATGTGCTTGAGTTATTGTGATCAGTTCTGAGTCATATCTTACAACGTCTCAAACCGTTACTTATGATAATTGCGCGAGCCCAACCACGTAGTTTGCACCTACATGCACAGTTCAGTCCAACGGTTAGTGACTATGGTCTGATGTTATTTCTTAGGTTGGCAGCTCCAATCTTAATTCTAGCTTTCGCCTACTCCAGTAAGGAAATGAAATCAGTATACTTTAAATGATTTCTTTCTGTTGATTTCAGTTATGCTTAccttttatatatttatctcTGATAGTTAAGGAGAGAGACTGCGAAACACATCGTTGCACTGTCAACTTCCTATTCTATCCATATTCAAGTttaaactaattctttctctaCAATGTTTTAACTATTATTTGTTTCAGGCTTATTAAAGCCAAATGCTGCCCGTATACTTCTGTCAGCCATACGAGATCGTTATCCTGATATACCAATTCATTTGCATACACATGATACAGCTGGTGCTGGTGTAGCATGTTTATTGGCCGCTGCCGAATCTGGTGTTGATATTGTCGATGTTGCTGTGGACAGTATGTCTGGTTTAACTAGTCAACCGAGTATGGGTGCTCTTGTCGCTTGTTTAAAACATACTGACAAGTTGGTCTCAATGTTTtgttatgtttgtttttttttcaaatcaattttcaatattttcctTTGTTAAGTTATTTCACTTAGATTTGATTAAGCTAAAATTAGGTTTTCAGAGTATTCGATTTTTTGATAAATCTATATTTGTGAATGTTTTTATTTAATCCATTATGAAGATGTTCGTCTTATTTGTTCAAATATCTATTTTTCACTACAAGAGTAAATAATATATAATGCCATATATTATGAAGTAAATCTAAGAAATCGACATTTGCAAAACCTGAGAGCTAGTAGATAATTTTTCCATCCTAGTACATGAGACTTTAAGGAATTGAGTTATCTTCTTTTTGTTAGAATTATATTCTCTGGGGTGGCTATTTTAATTACGAAACTCCTATTTTCTATCCAGGTATCAGcataaatttaaaatagaaGTAAGCTATGAGAATTCCCTCCATTAATGATTAGCAGCTTTTTctaattaattttatagttgattgGTTGTTGTTACCACTTGTACTGTCACAATGTCTGCaagtttattttgattatcttCCCCATCCCTTAGtgttatgatttttttaaatttgatttCTACATATTTATTAATTGTCAGTTGATTTGAGTGTCAATTTAATGACTGAGTAGTGGTCGTATAAGCCTTTAGTGCTAGCAGAGTTCTGTGGAACACTAGTTCCCATAAGATTGCTGGTATACCTTGCTAGCACGAAGCTTGTTTTCAGGATTTGATGAAGGCCACTTTCAACCGTCTAATATCTAAACAGTGCGCTGTGATGTCACGTCACTTATACTGGTGACTACATTACAACTTATTCAATAGATTTCGTCCAGCACTAACGGACTGGACAAACAAGACACTGGTCactactcaatgatcaatcaattataaatattataGTCCTACAACAATTTACCCGCGGGCCAAATATTTCAGTGATAACGCCTCAGACAGGGAAGTCGGGTAACATAAGTCCAAATTCTACAGGGATCATCAGTCCCTTCAAGATTAGCGACAAGTGGAAACTATCATGACGCGTAGATCGAATAGGGTTCCCTCCAGGCTATATCTTCAACCACTTGACgcttatatgtatataaagtTCTGTTGCTTCGTTATTAATTTTCAGTGATACTGGTTTATCTTCCGAAGATGTATCAACTTATTCGGCTTACTGGGAACAAACGAGAAGTTTATATGCACCATTTGAATGTACCACAACTATGCGTTCAGGTAATGCTGATGTATATGAAAATCAAATACCTGGTGGTCAGTATACCAATTTACAATTTCAATCTTATTCACTTGGTTTGGGTGATCAATTTGAAAATGTGAAACGTAAATATACTGAAGCTAATCAACTTTTAGGTGATATAATTAAGGTGACCATACATATGTCTATATAATTTTTCTCTGGTCCCtttattgtaaataaatgaCATTTTTAAAAAGAGAATTTCATAGTGATCAAGGATAAGATAAATTAATAGATCTGGAAAGTTACTTGTAAGTTCATATGAGAATATGGTTAGGAGTTCTATAAGTTATGTGTAAGTTAATTTTACTACTTGACTTCTTATATATATCACATATAAGTAGAGTGTGGTGAACATTTCTATAAAATTTATCCTGAAAACGGATATGAAAGAAATACTTTTTCGTTTGAGTAATAGTAGGAATCTATTCTCCATGGAGAAGTTTCTTGCTTTTAGGTGTGAAGAATATATAATCTTACTGTAAGATGATAACAAATTAGCTTCAAGAAACATCATTTCACAATCTGGGGTTTATAGTTATGGCGTGTACTTTACCTTTTTGAATTGTAAAGGACTTTCACAAAACtatcaaaaaattattttttcaccCGTGTCAGTCAGCTATGGTATGAAGCTGATAATCGTATGCCTGTGAGTAGTTATGCTAGTACCGATTGCAGTGGTGTAACGAACGAAATCaatctatttttaaaaaaagccaGAGCGACTTACTTCGAAGTGTGTGTGGGAGGTGAGTTTTGGCATCTTCGTGAGTTTAGTGTGATGATCAAACATCAAGTTAATAACCCTAATGTGTAAACAGGTTTGTTCCACTTTTGTGGAATTTGATATCTTATGATTGATATTCGTCAACTTTGCTTTTATCATTGTTTTTGCAGCCTTGTCTACGCCCTATAGGAGAGCGTCATCTAGACAATACTGATGTCAGATAATTCATCTGTTGACATATCATGACTCCCTAGATCGGTATAACTCAGTATCGTGAAGTATCATCCACAGCTTTTATTCTATTATAGTTTCCTATTGTATCTCTTAACCGAACGAAATTATTCGTGGTTGAGAATCGAATCTTTTAATATTGCTATTCTTGTCATTTATAATGTGattttttcagttttatttcttcataatattatcattttgtttttaagtagcttatttatttagtatcatattctatttatcatttatttgcttggtaaaataattaatatttgacTGTGTTTTCCATCATAAAGTTATATCAACTGTCAAACCGTTATGAAGAGCAAACAGAGCGGGATATAGGACTGTATCAGTCTTGCATAATGTTTAGAAACAGGACAGTCAGGTTTCATGACCAACACAATTTCAGTGAACCACTTAACTGGATTTTAATGgctcatattttttttaatcttaCATGTAAATGGTGGGATTATTAAATATCTTGGGCATTATGGCTTCTGGTGAAAATTGGCAAATTACGAAAGAAATTTGTGAAATATTGTAggctgtttataaatatacaatattaaataaaacactTCTTTTCAAGTGAAGAAAACGTCTCAGTAAGGACAatggaaatatttttatttgagaCAAGGCCAGGACGATCTTCGACCTCTTATATTGTAAAAAACATTTTCTGTGCTTTCCTATCGTTGACTAAGGGTCATGTGACGTACTTTACTTGGATGATTGTTTATCTTGTTACGAAATGTAGTCTATTTCCAGTAGCTCCTAGAATGTGAAGGCCACCCGTAAAACCGCAAATAAACTTGTTTACTGTATCTAAACTAACCATGAAGCAAAGCGTTTATTCCTACTTTTTGCACCTTTTTCTCTACTATTTGGAGCTCGCTTGTAGGGGGAGTATTTAAGAGAATCTAAGAAGTGGCTAAGTTAGTTTCGGAATCTCGAGTAGCAGACATATTATTTCTGAACAGCACAAGCCGAAGTGAAGCGAGTACATTAACATAAATGGAGGGGTGGTATTTTTAAAAGAATAGAATTGATTTACCTTTGGAACGAATTTCTTACAATCTGAATTCGCGAATTTATCGAACACGTTTTTTGTTCTGTTTCTCACTTCGAAAATTTCCTTATCATGTCAAATAATCAtctgattttgtttatttattgtgcattctattatttcaatttatttaccATAGGTGacaccatcatcaaaaatagtGGGAGATTTAGCTCAATTTATGGTTCAAAATGGTTTAACAGCTCAACAAGTATTAGATCGAGCCGAAGAATTATCTTTTCCATCATCGGTGATTGAATTTTTCAGCGGCGAAATTGGTTTTCCTTATGGTGGATTCCCTGAACCACTTAGAACaaaggtaagtaagtaagatagaTGGTCGACTGATATTGTATAAAATGATATTCTCAGCTGACAAATAGATAACTCAACATTGAAAACAAACATCTTTAAAGAAACATTACAATACAAACTAATATGATTGCGTATAATCTCTTTGATAAATATATACAACTAAATGACCAAAGATAAAACTAAAGGCTTTTTAACTAACCAATCAGTCCATCTCATATATTTTCCAGATTTAACACGTCATCACACATAAATATATTGTTATACGCTCAGGTGATGCAAGGCTGTTGAGAAACCCTGTAGCTATCTTCCGTGCTAGCCGCTATTCATCATCAATTTTAAACGAATGCTCTTTGAAAGGTTTGAACTCTTGTTACTATCACAAAGTTCTTACCGGTTGCCTCAGATTATCTAACCTTCAAACGCAGTCCATACAATTTTAAGTCACTTAGGCTAGTGACAACACTCCAACTTTGTCAATGAATTCGGATCAGCACTAAAGACTGGACAAATGTGATATTGCTTTGTACTTAGTAGATTATTTAGTgtaaaaaattttcaaaataagtaACTGTAGTGTAAacctgctaataataataacaattcataaaaatgtaattatttGTCAGATAATTGgtatacaaaatatatatgtatggtGATGATGACGTCTGATATCCATTGCCTGAATATTGGAGTAAATGAGCTTTGACCTACTCCTGTGAGTTATTTAAACTTTATTGATGAGTTTTTATTTAGGATTAACTTCATCTGTAGGTGGTTCCCGTCACTTATCAACATTACTTACTATCTATTAATCGGTAATTGTGCAAACAATCGATCATCACTATTCCTTCTCATTACAACTATTACAGTCATTCATAGTTACCATAGAGCCTTTCATAATTGCTCTTTAGCTCAAGTTTTCACATAACATCAGAACAACAAGATGAGAATAATGAGCTAAATAGCAAAGGAATTGAGACAATGTGGTAGTCGCGACAATATGAAAGACTAAACATCGAGAATATCGTTTGAAAAGGCAATGgtaatttatatatgtatatataatggAATACTGAAATTCATCATCTAGAGGAGTGAATGCATCTGAGTCACTGGACGATTCTTAGCCATATCCCCAAACGTCTACAACCGCTGATCACAAACAGATAACTTTAATCTACCAGTATGACTCAAAtcaacagtcaatgacttcatcgACTGATGAGAATTCTTAATTTGTCTACCCCCAACTTCTTTtcaacctacttctacaccaaTTAACATTAcacttaaataaaatattgatttataataACCAAGTAATATTAAaatcaatcattaaaattttGAATAATCCTTTTATCGTACTTTCATAAATCAACTTTTCttctatcattattttcatcctaaaaataataaaatgaacccAGATTATGCGAGGTCAAAAGGCTAAAACAGAGCGTGTTGGTTCACACATGGAACCATTTGATTTTGATAAATTAGCTAAACAATTAAAGGAGAAATTCAAAAGAGATTTTGATGAACGCGATCTACTGTCAGCAGCTCTATATCCTAAGGTAATGGtgcatttgttttatttcaatatttgttCATTGTACGATTCTAGTGGACCAATTAACTGTCGCTGTACGTCTTACCACTCCTTAACTCTTGTTAATTAATCATGTCTTGTTTGCTTGTTTTCTACCACTTATGACATGATAGTGTTTAAAGTATTATTCCTCATCTGGTATGCGGTTCAATCTGATAATTCGTGTATATAAGATAACAGATTTTTAGGATAATTGTTGACTGATCTGAGTCATTGAAACATAGTTTGGTAGATGCTACCGACTTCTCTTTGGACTCAAAACTAAGGATAAAGGAAAACTTGTGGAGAGAGGACCAATAAGAATGTAGCTTGTGTGTTTGCTCAAGGTTAACTGTACAGGTCGGCCAGGTTTGGACGCTACGTTTAAATAGAACAGTAAACGCAGGATAGAGAATAATATAATCAAAATTCCGATTAGTGAGTTTGGTATGTGATATTGATTGGCATCTCAAACCATAACAAAAGGCATCAAATCATTGTCGGGAATAGAATAATCAGGAGAATTTATTTAACTGCTTACTATCACTTAGCTCATTTGTTGGATGTATCCGTCACAGACTGATATCACTCGAAGTAACAATGAAAACCAGAAATCTTTTGACAGCTTTTCCACATTAGTCTGCCACCCCTCAGCAATGTGCACCCATGCATTCGTCAGGGATCGAACACAGGACGTTCGTGTCTCGTGGCGAATACTTACCTATTAGAACCGCTTGGTCGGTACTCAATGATTCAACTCCAATTTCAACCAGTTTTCGGCGTAGCGCGGTGACCATGTAATTTTGTTGGTGACAATGTTATGAATTCCACTAAAATCCAGGGAATTATCTCTCGAAGTTATTCATTATTAAGCATGTAGTGATTCTTATTACATAGCATTAGTGTTTTATTTTCAACTTGTGAAAAGGAATATTCTCAATTGAATCGACTTTTACCCTGGGCCCGTTTGGTGTAAATTGATTTTTCTTGTGCTTAAACACTAATTCTGGGtcatattttttaatatttaagcGCTCGTACAATCTCTTAAAGTTGACAGTGTGAAACTCTCTAGTCATTCATAGTTTTAATGCATTCTGAGATATTTTGATATACTTATTTTCATTCTGTAACTCCAGTCAACTGATAATTTGAGTTAATCTCTCAAATGTTATTCAGAGAATGTTTTTTCTTTAATCAGCCATCGACAGTTTGTTGGTGACACTTAATGTCGAGCCACTTTTTTAACACAAGTAAAAATATTTGGAATTTTGATTGGTTTAAAGATAGTTTTATGTGCTACGAATTGATAACCGTCAAAGAATCACTGAAGAAAACTAAAGATCATTAAACACTCGCTTCATCCTAGCATGAGACTTCAGCAGTGTACACCAACTAATGTACACTATGTCTATACCGAAAGTACTTAACAAGTATGGTACTCTGAAAACAGATATTACAGTTAATTAGTTTTTCGGGTACAGATTCGTGTCACTTGGCTTTAAGTGACATTTCAAATATAAGAGCTAGTGATACTATATAGTTCCCTAAACCAAAGCAAGTCGATCGTGGTCTGGACAAGTGAATTAGAAGTTGAAAGTGAAAGTCCGAAACTACCGAGTCGTCACTACTCCTGGAATTGTGATCTTTTTTCCTTAAACTTTGAAATAATTTTCCAGATTGGTTTTTAATCctttttaatgaatattatttcttcCTAAAATATGCAcacattaataaattaattgtaaCAGGTATTTAATGAATTTGAAGAGTTCCGTAAAATCTATGGTCCTGTGGAT is part of the Schistosoma mansoni strain Puerto Rico chromosome 1, complete genome genome and harbors:
- a CDS encoding putative pyruvate carboxylase: MVQNGLTAQQVLDRAEELSFPSSVIEFFSGEIGFPYGGFPEPLRTKVSK